A genomic region of Pseudomonas frederiksbergensis contains the following coding sequences:
- the queA gene encoding tRNA preQ1(34) S-adenosylmethionine ribosyltransferase-isomerase QueA yields MRVADFTFELPDSLIARHPLAERRGSRLLTLDGLSGALAHRQFTDLLEHLRPGDLMVFNNTRVIPARLFGQKASGGKLEILVERVLDSHRVLAHVRSSKSPKPGSKILIDGGGEAEMLARHDALFELGFAEEVLPLLDRVGHMPLPPYIDRPDEGSDRERYQTVYAERLGAVAAPTAGLHFDQPLLEAIAAKGVETAFVTLHVGAGTFQPVRVEKIEDHHMHSEWLEVGQDVVDAVAACRARGGRVVAVGTTSVRSLESAARDGVLKPFSGDTDIFIYPGRPFHVVDALVTNFHLPESTLLMLVSAFVGYPETMAAYKAAVEHGYRFFSYGDAMFITRNPAPRGPEDQA; encoded by the coding sequence ATGCGCGTTGCTGACTTTACTTTCGAACTCCCTGATTCGCTGATCGCTCGCCACCCTTTGGCCGAGCGGCGCGGCAGTCGCCTGTTGACCCTGGATGGGCTCAGCGGCGCTCTGGCACACCGTCAATTCACTGATTTGCTTGAGCATTTGCGCCCGGGCGATTTGATGGTGTTCAACAATACCCGGGTGATTCCGGCGCGGCTGTTTGGCCAGAAAGCTTCCGGCGGCAAGCTGGAAATCCTGGTGGAGCGGGTGCTCGACAGTCATCGCGTGCTGGCCCATGTGCGTTCCAGCAAGTCGCCGAAGCCGGGTTCGAAGATCCTCATCGACGGCGGTGGCGAAGCTGAAATGCTCGCGCGTCATGATGCGTTGTTCGAGCTGGGGTTCGCTGAAGAAGTGCTGCCGTTGCTCGACCGCGTCGGGCACATGCCGCTGCCTCCTTATATAGACCGCCCGGACGAAGGTTCGGACCGCGAGCGTTATCAGACGGTCTACGCCGAGCGTTTGGGCGCGGTGGCAGCACCGACGGCGGGGCTGCATTTCGATCAGCCGTTGCTCGAGGCGATTGCCGCCAAGGGCGTCGAGACGGCGTTCGTGACCTTGCACGTCGGCGCTGGCACCTTTCAACCGGTGCGCGTCGAGAAGATCGAAGACCATCACATGCACAGCGAATGGCTGGAAGTCGGCCAGGACGTGGTGGATGCGGTCGCTGCGTGCCGTGCGCGTGGCGGGCGAGTGGTGGCGGTGGGGACCACCAGCGTGCGTTCGCTGGAAAGCGCCGCCCGCGATGGCGTGCTCAAGCCGTTCAGCGGCGACACCGATATCTTTATCTACCCAGGCCGGCCGTTCCATGTGGTCGATGCCCTGGTGACCAACTTTCATTTGCCCGAATCCACGTTGTTGATGCTGGTTTCGGCGTTCGTCGGTTATCCCGAGACCATGGCCGCCTACAAGGCCGCCGTCGAGCATGGATACCGCTTTTTCAGCTACGGTGATGCGATGTTCATCACCCGTAATCCCGCGCCACGCGGCCC